The following coding sequences lie in one Arachis ipaensis cultivar K30076 chromosome B05, Araip1.1, whole genome shotgun sequence genomic window:
- the LOC107642709 gene encoding BTB/POZ domain-containing protein NPY4, whose translation MKFMKLGSKPDTFQTDGDNIRYVATDLATDIVINVAEVKFYLHKFPLLSKSTRLQKLVSGTNEGNNDEVYIHDIPGGPVAFEICVKFCYGMVVTLNAYNVVAARCAAEYLEMYETVEKGNLIYKIEVFLNSSIFRSWKDSIIVLQTTKSLLPWSEELKIVSHSLDSIATKASMDTSKVEWSYTYNRKKLPSENGNDPHWNGVRKQQTVPKDWWVEDLCDLQLDLYKRVISTIITRGNVSSAVIGEALSAYASRRLPCFTKGTMQAGDITKNTILLETIIRLLPAETGSASCSFLLKLLTAAVVLECEPSEKSKLMRRIGQCLEEATVDDLLICGQVGETTTFEVDTVQRLVEEFIAHEQHSQAESLSEDELHEMRSPSMVSDNSKKMKVAKLVDGYLAEISRDPNLPISNFVNLAELVSSFPRPSHDGLYRAIDMYLKEHPGISKGEKKRICRLMDCRKLSADACMHAVQNERLPLRVVVQVLFFEQMRAAATSGGTGTPELPGSMRSMLPAGSQGSSRSTTSNTEEEWDAVATAEEIKTLKGELNTHKLSGGGNNDDVKGNAEKVAANKMKGFLFSKKILSKIWSSKERNGEITSSDTSESPASTVIEESKSTPSRSRRHSVS comes from the exons ATGAAGTTTATGAAACTTGGATCAAAGCCTGATACTTTTCAGACTGATGGAGATAATATCAG GTATGTGGCAACTGATTTGGCAACTGACATAGTCATTAATGTTGCAGAAGTAAAATTTTATCTTCATAAG TTTCCTCTTCTGTCCAAAAGCACACGCCTGCAGAAGTTAGTTAGTGGCACCAATGAGGGGAACAATGATGAAGTCTACATCCATGACATTCCTGGAGGACCTGTTGCATTTGAGATATGTGTCAAGTTCTGTTATGGTATGGTAGTGACTCTCAATGCGTACAATGTTGTCGCAGCTCGCTGCGCTGCAGAGTATCTTGAGATGTACGAAACTGTTGAGAAAGGAAACCTTATCTACAAGATTGAAGTCTTCCTCAACTCCAGCATTTTCCGGAGCTGGAAAGACTCGATTATTGTTCTTCAAACTACCAAGTCCCTTCTTCCTTGGTCTGAGGAACTTAAGATTGTGAGCCATTCCCTTGACTCCATAGCTACCAAGGCTTCAATGGATACATCCAAAGTGGAGTGGTCATACACATACAACAGGAAAAAGCTCCCATCCGAAAACGGGAACGATCCTCATTGGAACGGTGTGAGGAAACAACAGACGGTTCCAAAGGACTGGTGGGTGGAAGACCTTTGTGATCTTCAACTTGATCTCTATAAGCGGGTCATATCAACAATAATAACTAGAGGAAATGTTTCTAGTGCTGTAATTGGAGAAGCTCTAAGTGCTTATGCCTCAAGAAGGTTGCCTTGCTTTACCAAGGGTACGATGCAGGCCGGGGATATAACAAAGAATACAATATTGTTGGAGACTATAATTCGACTATTGCCTGCGGAAACAGGCAGTGCCTCCTGCAGTTTCTTGCTCAAGTTATTAACAGCAGCTGTTGTGCTGGAATGCGAACCGTCGGAAAAGTCCAAACTGATGAGGAGAATTGGACAATGCCTTGAGGAGGCTACAGTGGATGATCTTTTAATATGTGGCCAAGTTGGTGAGACAACAACGTTTGAGGTTGATACCGTGCAAAGGCTAGTTGAAGAGTTTATAGCACATGAGCAGCATAGTCAGGCCGAATCTCTGTCGGAAGATGAACTGCATGAGATGAGAAGCCCAAGTATGGTATCAGATAACTCTAAGAAGATGAAGGTTGCAAAGCTTGTGGATGGCTACCTTGCTGAGATTTCACGAGATCCCAATTTGCCTATTTCGAATTTTGTCAATCTTGCCGAATTGGTATCAAGCTTCCCAAGACCATCCCATGATGGTCTTTATCGCGCCATTGACATGTACTTGAAG GAACATCCTGGGATCAGCAAAGGCGAGAAGAAGAGAATATGTAGGTTGATGGATTGCAGGAAGTTGTCTGCAGACGCGTGCATGCATGCCGTGCAGAATGAGCGGCTTCCGCTGCGTGTGGTGGTGCAGGTTCTCTTCTTTGAGCAGATGAGAGCCGCTGCAACATCCGGAGGGACCGGCACACCGGAGCTTCCGGGATCCATGAGGTCCATGCTCCCCGCCGGATCTCAGGGCAGCTCACGGTCGAcgacaagcaatacagaagaggaATGGGACGCCGTGGCGACAGCAGAAGAGATAAAGACACTGAAAGGAGAACTGAACACACACAAATTATCAGGCGGTGGTAACAATGATGATGTTAAAGGGAACGCTGAAAAAGTGGCTGCCAACAAAATGAAAGGGTTCCTGTTTTCAAAGAAGATACTGTCCAAGATTTGGTCAAGCAAAGAAAGGAATGGAGAGATTACCAGCTCTGACACTTCAGAAAGCCCTGCTTCTACAGTCATAGAGGAGTCAAAATCAACCCCTTCTAGAAGTAGGAGGCACTCAGTATCTTAG